Proteins co-encoded in one Yamadazyma tenuis chromosome 1, complete sequence genomic window:
- the VPS70_2 gene encoding Vacuolar protein sorting-associated protein 70 (EggNog:ENOG503NUU3; COG:O,P; MEROPS:MER0015691), which yields MYHPFAFQASEDEIDFRSTFLSALEVNLASNWSKIYTAEPHLAGTNYGLVNFTKEKFEEYGFKASVDDYEILVSYPNEHALNLLEEGDVIYTAPLQEDVLEDDETTGGDDLIPTFLGYAANGNVTAEYVYVNYGTKDDFELLKGLGVDVAGKIVVARYGSIFRGLKVKFAQDNGAIGVLLYSDPGDDGGITEANGYKQYPKGPARQESSVQRGSVQFLGGIGAAPGDPTTPGYASKPGCERQDPHDSIGKIPVLPISYREVKPILKKLNGHGVKMTQENWVGELEGFEYYTGPNKKTELNLYSDQFYNISTLTNVYGEIEGEIKDEVIVIGNHRDAWIKGGAGDPNSGSSSLLEIARGLGELQKQGYKFKRSIVLMSFDGEEYGLLGSTEYGEYAAKQLSKKVVAYLNVDVSVSGPVLGLQGCPSLYSVLKKAASILPYPEEGVGSLLDHYISHNGDKIGVLGSGSDYTVFLEHLGIPSVDMGFGPVKGSAIYHYHSNYDSYHWMETYGDKGFVYHNLMAKYLGLVALELSDREVLNLKVADYADYLIGYFEVVKKKIPKTWLKERIEDPDTLKNLLTYSEDETSFMKSTAHGYYKAKSPLPFPEFLKHGMCPKHQGSIMHLLEDHEDVTLGDLLDSTITDLEKVKETTEAFDAKSEDLQLQFDDRYSLPFWSRFKLRFLIIKQNKLLQYFERNFLTHKGLHQREWFKHIIYASGRFTGYAGQVYPALQEAIEDNDFDRLVDGLGVVSKTLRRIYGELS from the coding sequence ATGTACCACCCCTTTGCATTTCAAGCATCTGAGGACGAAATTGACTTCAGATCCACCTTCTTGAGTGCCTTGGAAGTCAACTTGGCATCCAATTGGTCTAAAATCTATACTGCGGAACCCCACTTGGCTGGTACCAACTATGGGTTGGTTAACTTTACTAAGGAGAAATTTGAAGAGTACGGCTTCAAGGCTTCTGTGGACGATTACGAGATCTTGGTCAGCTACCCTAACGAGCACgcattgaacttgttggaagagGGAGATGTGATTTACACTGCTCCATTGCAAGAagatgttcttgaagatgatgagaCCACCGGTGGTGATGACTTGATCCCAACTTTCTTGGGATATGCTGCCAATGGGAACGTTACCGCTGAGTACGTTTACGTGAACTACGGAACCAAggatgattttgaattgTTAAAGGGCTTGGGTGTTGATGTGGCTGGTAAAATTGTGGTTGCTAGATACGGTTCGATCTTCAGAGGATTGAAGGTCAAATTTGCCCAAGATAATGGTGCCATCGGGGTTTTGCTTTATAGTGATCCCGGTGACGATGGTGGAATCACAGAGGCCAACGGCTATAAGCAGTATCCAAAAGGACCTGCCAGACAAGAAAGCTCGGTTCAAAGAGGAAGTGTGCAGTTCTTGGGAGGTATTGGTGCTGCTCCAGGTGATCCAACCACCCCTGGTTATGCTTCCAAGCCGGGCTGTGAACGTCAAGATCCCCACGATTCCATTGGGAAGATTCCAGTTTTGCCCATTAGTTATAGAGAAGTCAAGcccattttgaagaagttgaacggACATGGGGTGAAGATGACCCAAGAAAACTGGGTGGGTGAATTGGAAGGATTTGAATACTACACGGGtccaaacaaaaagaccGAATTAAACTTGTACAGTGATCAATTCTATAACATTTCTACGTTGACCAACGTCTACGGTGAGATTGAAGGTGAAATCAAGGACGAAGTGATTGTCATTGGTAACCACCGTGATGCCTGGATTAAAGGTGGTGCTGGTGATCCTAACTCTGGATCTTCCAGCTTACTCGAAATTGCTAGAGGTTTGGGAGAATTGCAAAAGCAAGGATACAAATTCAAGCGTAGTATAGTTCTCATGAGTTTCGATGGTGAAGAATACGGCTTGTTAGGCTCCACTGAATATGGTGAATATGCTGCCAAACAATTATCCAAGAAAGTTGTGGCCTATTTGAATGTGGACGTTTCCGTGTCTGGCCCTGTACTTGGCTTACAGGGATGCCCATCATTGTACAGTGTGTTGAAAAAGGCTGCTAGCATTTTGCCATACCCagaagaaggtgttggatCATTATTGGATCACTACATCTCTCATAACGGTGACAAGATTGGTGTCTTGGGATCTGGTTCTGACTACACTGTGTTCTTGGAACATTTGGGTATTCCATCTGTTGACATGGGATTCGGACCCGTTAAGGGTTCTGCTATTTACCATTATCATTCCAACTACGATTCCTACCACTGGATGGAAACTTACGGTGACAAAGGATTCGTTTATCACAACTTGATGGCCAAATACTTGGGGTTGGTAGCTTTGGAATTGAGTGACAGAGAAGTGTTGAACTTAAAAGTCGCCGATTATGCTGACTACTTGATTGGGTACTTtgaggtggtgaagaaaaaaattcCAAAGACTTGGTTGAAGGAAAGAATCGAAGACCCTGAcactttgaagaatctcTTGACTTATTCCGAGGATGAGACCAGTTTTATGAAATCTACTGCCCATGGCTATTATAAAGCCAAGTCACCTCTTCCATTCCCAGAATTCCTTAAGCATGGTATGTGTCCCAAACACCAAGGAAGTATTATGCACCTCTTGGAGGACCATGAAGATGTTACCTTAGgagatcttcttgattccACCATCactgacttggaaaaggttAAGGAAACCACTGAAGCCTTCGATGCTAAATCTGAAGacctccaactccaatttGACGACCGCTACTCCTTACCTTTCTGGAGCAGATTCAAGTTAAGGTTCTTAATCATCAAACAGAACAAGTTATTGCAatactttgaaagaaacttcttgaccCACAAGGGGTTGCATCAAAGAGAATGGTTCAAACACATTATTTATGCTAGTGGTAGATTCACAGGTTATGCTGGACAAGTGTATCCAGCCTTGCAAGAAGCtattgaagataatgaCTTTGACAGATTGGTCGATGGCTTGGGGGTTGTTTCCAAGACTTTAAGAAGAATCTACGGCGAGTTGTCTTGA
- the REB1 gene encoding RNA polymerase I enhancer binding protein (EggNog:ENOG503NW3J; COG:K): MNNQQEIGGAQALLQLGSKAKGASKRRPSTNPNKTDPESKHQHEEPSSEGHFDHSQTSELEPSGPQDDDIDSKATNQQINDAVEAAVMRYVGGNLDDDKKSKKRLNPDEIISSIGDFQTWSGFLEEGMNDNPDFYDNHNNHNQPTKSPKKKKRRTLSHPSNEIDPELSGLDSNSEHDQLVRAAILETRELAKQLGSTYNTLTNLPAHQAHQVIAALQNNHNGGDSISNINHLVQLAKDQNAEVPNSTIRQFRNFDFKNLESHQNYATTGSYTHIQSVENLSDESQKIAMNWFKDQPQTKGPRPFAPEEQKAVEHFIEGYGYLFKMDRKDICNRIWTTARKKDNFWECLTRVLPYRSRASVYKHVRRQYHIFDVRGKWTSQDDEQLSKLAAVKQGNWKEIGAAMGRMPEDCRDRWRNYIKCGENRVSSKWSSEEEAKLKQVVTEMLTKSKINAINWTLVSEAMEGTRSRIQCRYKWNKLVKKDSMSRIGEMDVDTKLWLFQKIKMLNFSTFKEVDWSLLARMCNEELKQPNKWLPSDFEYGFEKLKSVVKDHKSLTFPELLTQLIQGCHCIRERPGVNKQGSNTDTIDQVHEQTSEPDNDKEYLWR, translated from the coding sequence ATGAATAACCAACAGGAAATTGGAGGTGCTCAAGCATTACTACAGCTCGGGTCTAAGGCCAAAGGGGCTTCCAAGAGAAGACCCAGCACCAATCCGAATAAAACTGACCCTGAATCCAAACATCAACATGAAGAACCTCTGTCGGAAGGGCATTTCGACCACTCCCAAACGTCCGAATTGGAGCCTTCTGGGCCCCAAGACGACGATATTGACTCGAAGGCTACCAATCAGCAGATCAACGACGCCGTTGAAGCTGCCGTCATGAGATACGTTGGAGGTaatttggatgatgataaaAAGTCTAAAAAGAGACTCAACCCCGATGAGATTATCTCCAGTATCGGAGACTTCCAGACGTGGTCCGGGTTCTTGGAAGAAGGTATGAACGATAACCCTGACTTTTATGATAACCACAACAATCATAACCAACCTACCAAGAGtcccaaaaagaagaagcgCAGAACCCTATCTCACCCCAGTAACGAAATTGATCCCGAGTTAAGCGGGCTTGACTCGAACTCGGAGCACGATCAGTTGGTTCGGGCTGCTATCTTGGAGACTCGGGAATTGGCCAAGCAGTTGGGCTCCACCTACAATACGCTAACCAACCTTCCTGCTCATCAGGCGCACCAAGTGATTGCAGCTCTACAGAATAATCACAACGGTGGAGATTCCATCTCCAATATTAACCATTTGGTACAGCTTGCCAAGGACCAGAATGCCGAGGTTCCCAACAGCACCATCAGGCAGTTTCGCaactttgacttcaagaacctTGAATCCCATCAGAATTATGCCACCACAGGAAGTTACACTCACATCCAGTCAGTAGAGAACTTGTCGGACGAGTCACAGAAAATCGCCATGAACTGGTTCAAGGATCAGCCCCAGACAAAGGGCCCTCGGCCGTTTGCACCGGAAGAACAGAAAGCTGTGGAACATTTCATCGAAGGATATGGctatttgttcaagatggACAGAAAGGATATTTGCAACCGGATTTGGACAACGGCTCGGAAAAAGGACAACTTCTGGGAATGTCTCACACGGGTGCTTCCGTACAGATCGAGGGCTTCGGTGTACAAGCATGTCAGACGGCAGTACCATATTTTCGATGTTAGAGGGAAATGGACTTCTCAAGACGACGAGCAGTTAAGTAAATTGGCTGCAGTAAAGCAGGGAAATTGGAAGGAGATCGGGGCGGCGATGGGGAGAATGCCTGAGGATTGCAGAGACAGGTGGAGAAACTATATCAAGTGTGGGGAAAACCGAGTTCTGAGCAAATGGTCCTCTGAGGAGGAagccaagttgaaacagGTGGTTACGGAGATGTTGACGAAACTGAAAATCAACGCCATCAACTGGACCTTGGTATCGGAAGCCATGGAAGGTACGCGGTCACGGATCCAGTGTCGTTACAAATGGAACAAACTTGTCAAGAAAGACTCTATGTCCCGTATAGGTGAAATGGACGTCGATACCAAATTATGGTTGTTtcaaaaaatcaaaatgtTGAACTTTTCCACCTTCAAGGAAGTGGATTGGAGCTTATTAGCTCGTATGTGTAACGAGGAGCTCAAGCAGCCAAACAAATGGCTTCCCAGTGACTTTGAATACGGAtttgagaagttgaagtcgGTAGTCAAAGACCACAAATCTCTAACCTTCCCTGAATTGTTAACCCAGCTTATCCAAGGGTGCCATTGTATAAGAGAGAGACCTGGTGTCAATAAACAGGGGTCCAATACAGACACCATAGACCAGGTTCATGAACAGACCTCGGAACCAGATAATGATAAAGAGTATTTGTGGAGATAG
- a CDS encoding uncharacterized protein (EggNog:ENOG504HH9T; COG:S) — MTVKTAAEWAKALNMQKHPEGGYYMESYRSSDIVKSNKGNDVALCTSIYFILEDTNPSNFHRIASDELWYFHEGQSLTIHCIYPDGEYKAVRLGKDVENGEVLQFAVPKGVIFGSSVDTGFALVGCMVAPGFVFEEFELFKYDELVSQYPQHQDIIRKLTVN, encoded by the coding sequence ATGACAGTGAAAACAGCAGCAGAGTGGGCCAAGGCCTTAAACATGCAAAAACACCCGGAAGGGGGGTATTATATGGAGAGTTATCGATCATCCGATATcgtcaagtccaacaaagGTAATGATGTGGCTTTGTGTACCAGCATCTATTTTATCTTAGAAGACACTAATCCATCGAATTTTCACCGAATTGCATCTGATGAACTCTGGTACTTCCACGAAGGTCAGTCATTGACAATTCATTGCATTTATCCGGACGGAGAGTACAAAGCGGTGAGGTTGGGCAAAGACGTAGAGAATGGGGAAGTTCTTCAGTTTGCAGTGCCAAAGGGTGTTATCTTTGGTTCCAGCGTCGACACCGGGTTTGCGTTGGTTGGGTGTATGGTTGCCCCAGGGTTCGTgtttgaagagtttgagttgTTTAAGTATGACGAGTTGGTAAGCCAGTATCCCCAGCACCAAGACATTATCAGAAAGCTTACCGTCAACTAA
- a CDS encoding uncharacterized protein (EggNog:ENOG503NYEZ; COG:S), translated as MSSNQTLSGTSETGRDKATWDHSEFNNNESSSGNSPRPQYQSQGTGISRPNIVRRKTKRVIGVVQPDGRRELQEEECHDKLGFSYPWAKKWYILTVVFLVQLSMNFNSSVYSSSVHQITAKYAVSEAAARCGQMIFLVSYAFGCELWAPWSEEYGRWPIMQLSLFFVNIWQIPAALSPNLGGLLVARFLGGLSSAGGSVTLGMCADMWESSDQGFAVAYVVLSSVGGSSLGPIFGGIIADKLDLQWNFWIQMIFGVVVQVLHLLTVPETRSSILIDKEAARRRKEGEDDNIYGPGTFRKGLSFNEVFTIWKRPFEMFLTEPIVLFLSLLSGFSDALIFICMESVPLVFVQWGFSSIAQGLIFCAIIIGYFIAYFLHLPDIARQLKILKTDGEAARLAERRLLLLLFLAPLEPIGLFGFAWTSFGPSHSPWIAPVIFLTLIAIANFSIYMSTIDYMVAAYGPYSASATGGNGFSRDLLAGIAAMYAGPMYKKMSPSHPYQWASTFLGLVAIVVAIPIYVFYWKGPEIRRRSKFAQTLAADKQLRREKSLRNFSEDEEEIEFDDLSPTPESSQPAHLA; from the coding sequence aTGTCTTCTAACCAGACGTTGAGCGGGACGTCAGAAACCGGTAGAGATAAGGCTACATGGGACCACTCCgaattcaacaacaacgaaaGCTCGCTGGGGAATCTGCCACGTCCACAATATCAGTCTCAAGGCACTGGGATTTCCCGGCCAAATATAGTCAGAAGAAAGACCAAACGGGTAATAGGGGTGGTGCAGCCTGACGGAAGAAGAGAATTACAAGAGGAAGAATGCCACGATAAGCTTGGTTTCAGCTATCCGTGGGCCAAAAAATGGTACATTTTGACGGTTGTATTCTTGGTGCAGTTGTCgatgaacttcaactccagTGTGTATAGTTCTTCGGTCCACCAGATTACTGCAAAATATGCTGTGAGCGAGGCCGCAGCCAGATGCGGACAAATGATATTCTTGGTGTCCTATGCGTTTGGGTGTGAGCTATGGGCTCCTTGGTCCGAGGAGTATGGTAGATGGCCCATCATGCAATTGTCGTTGTTTTTCGTGAACATTTGGCAGATACCAGCAGCATTGTCTCCAAATCTTGGGGGTTTATTGGTTGCAAGATTTTTGGGTGGTTTGTCGTCTGCCGGAGGGTCTGTGACATTGGGGATGTGTGCTGATATGTGGGAATCCAGTGACCAAGGGTTTGCGGTGGCATACGTGGTGTTATCTTCGGTTGGGGGTTCTTCGCTCGGGCCCATTTTTGGCGGTATCATTGCCGATAAGTTGGACTTACAGTGGAACTTCTGGATCCAGATGATCTTTGGAGTGGTAGTTCAGGTTCTTCACTTATTGACGGTTCCCGAAACCAGGTCCAGTATTTTGATAGATAAAGAAGCAgctagaagaagaaaagaaggtgaagatgaCAACATCTACGGCCCTGGAACCTTCAGAAAGGGTCTTTCGTTCAACGAAGTGTTCACTATCTGGAAGAGACCTTTTGAGATGTTTTTGACTGAACCAATTGTGTTGTTTTTGTCATTGTTGTCAGGTTTCTCGGATGCCTTGATCTTCATCTGTATGGAATCGGTGCCCTTGGTGTTTGTCCAATGGGGATTTTCAAGCATTGCCCAAGGGTTGATTTTCTGTGCCATCATCATCGGATATTTCATTGCGTACTTTTTGCATCTTCCTGATATCGCCAGGcagttgaagatcttgaagacAGACGGTGAGGCTGCCAGATTGGCGGAAAGACGACTTTTATTacttttgtttttggctCCGTTGGAACCTATTGGATTGTTTGGGTTTGCGTGGACTTCGTTCGGTCCAAGCCATTCACCTTGGATTGCACCCGTGATTTTTTTGACACTAATTGCCATTGCAAACTTCTCCATTTACATGTCCACCATCGACTATATGGTAGCAGCCTATGGGCCCTATTCGGCCTCTGCCACTGGTGGTAACGGGTTTTCAAGAGACCTTTTGGCAGGAATTGCAGCCATGTACGCGGGACCCATGTATAAGAAAATGAGTCCTAGCCACCCATACCAATGGGCCAGTACATTTTTAGGGTTGGTGGCCATAGTGGTGGCCATCCCCATTTATGTTTTTTACTGGAAAGGTCCCGAAATTAGACGGAGATCCAAGTTTGCCCAGACCTTGGCTGCTGATAAGCAGTTGAGAAGGGAAAAGTCGTTACGGAACTTCAgcgaagacgaagaagagatcGAGTTTGATGACTTGAGTCCAACCCCTGAGTCTTCTCAACCTGCTCACTTGGCATAG
- the NDE1_1 gene encoding NADH:ubiquinone oxidoreductase (EggNog:ENOG503NYEU; COG:Z), which translates to MSRESIRSIPTSIPSTVSAPPRTPNRPDSQTLFHWSKDEIVNRVLELEHELQEFQDSSKDLEKALEDELQNLEEENARVSKDDAIKTETIKELNLKIKSLKTEINELNDKHNDEKRAFETEIMAMKQQLVEVEITNDNMESKDRLISNKLESLNSFNMELLEKIALLENDLYLEKKINTEKNLHIINYENTISDLKGKILFLEKKQSSSTSSKRLSTIPNTHRTMHSSTNKDDDHDITEVDVSYLSMKDVLNAGPPVSPYVNNIGMKKSDSLKKLHDLSMRSEGLSHKFKNLRRDSLYLKSPPTKSPSTTQLSNHLHITKSTHDILKMNQTSNDPVQFEKSKTSKNLTQMLYKESGALETIAASPISSKPSANQGNGQVKEPSRKKKSKRSNILGGWFH; encoded by the coding sequence ATGAGCAGAGAAAGTATCAGAAGCATTCCTACCAGTATTCCCAGCACGGTCTCTGCCCCTCCACGGACCCCCAACCGCCCGGATTCCCAGACTCTATTCCACTGGTCCAAAGATGAAATCGTTAATCGGGTGTTAGAGCTTGAACACGAGCTTCAGGAGTTTCAAGACTCGAGCAAAGATTTAGAAAAGGCGTTGGAAGACGAATTACAGAACCTAGAAGAGGAGAATGCCCGGGTGTCCAAGGACGATGCCATCAAGACTGAAACgatcaaagagttgaacttgaagatcaagtctttgaagaccGAAATTAATGAACTCAATGACAAGCACAATGATGAGAAAAGGGCATTTGAAACAGAAATAATGGCCATGAAGCAGCAACTTGTAGAAGTGGAGATCACAAATGATAATATGGAGTCCAAAGATCGACTCATTAGTAACAAGTTAGAAAGCTTGAACCTGTTCAACATGgaattgttggagaagattGCATTACTAGAAAACGACTTGTACCTAGAGaaaaaaatcaacaccGAGAAGAATTTGCATATAATAAACTATGAAAACACCATCAGTGACTTGAAGGGCAAAATCCTatttttggagaagaaacagTCTTCAAGTACGTCCAGTAAGCGATTATCCACAATCCCCAACACTCACCGCACAATGCATTCCAGCACCAACAAAGACGATGATCATGATATAACAGAGGTGGACGTGCTGTATTTGAGCATGAAAGATGTCTTGAACGCCGGACCTCCCGTATCTCCCTATGTCAATAATATTGGTATGAAAAAGTCAGActctttgaaaaaattaCATGATCTACTGATGCGATCCGAAGGCCTATCCCATAAGTTCAAAAACCTACGGAGGGATTCTTTGTATTTGAAGTCACCTCCGACAAAGTCACCTTCGACTACCCAATTATCAAACCATCTTCACATTACTAAGTCTACGCATGACATACTTAAAATGAACCAGACTTCAAATGACCCGGTAcagtttgaaaagtccaagacTTCAAAGAACCTCACCCAAATGCTCTATAAAGAGTCTGGAGCGTTAGAAACAATTGCTGCATCTCCTATTTCAAGCAAACCGAGTGCTAACCAAGGAAACGGGCAGGTCAAGGAACCtctgaggaagaagaagtccaagCGAAGTAATATCCTTGGGGGCTGGTTCCACTAA
- the rot1 gene encoding Protein rot1 (COG:U; EggNog:ENOG503NXIB): protein MSSLLVFFVLAVKVCCIGIDGTWMSKSKTVITGPRIYDPVDELIYEPSLPGVCYSFDKDGYWEQAIYSVTSNPIEPKAPTAAIIWQHGKYTIHKDGSMSLKPYPSDGRKLFSDPSKSKESIYMRYNQEEKIDHFDIEYDYYYGKYKLQLYSFDGSKKQPLWLEYNPPMMLPTSVLNPTNEKEKNALANINRKLKRSIENIGKTQLTRVDWIDIWMFHIFSVLGLAMAVAALAYVLTMLSKTRRKYKLK, encoded by the coding sequence ATGTCTTCTTTATTGgtgttttttgttttggCAGTCAAAGTGTGCTGCATTGGCATCGACGGTACATGGATGAGCAAGTCCAAAACTGTCATTACTGGCCCTAGAATCTATGATCCTGTTGATGAGCTAATCTATGAACCAAGTCTACCAGGAGTATGCTACTCATTTGACAAAGATGGCTATTGGGAACAGGCAATCTACTCGGTCACCTCGAATCCAATTGAGCCAAAGGCTCCAACTGCAGCCATTATTTGGCAGCATGGGAAATATACCATCCACAAAGATGGCTCCATGAGTTTGAAACCTTATCCTTCGGATGGCCGTAAGTTATTTAGTGATCCTAGCAAGTCAAAAGAGTCTATATACATGAGGTATAATCAGGAAGAGAAAATTGACCATTTTGATATTGAATACGACTATTATTATGGTAAGTACAAACTCCAATTGTATTCATTTGATGGCTCCAAGAAACAACCACTATGGTTGGAGTACAATCCGCCAATGATGCTACCTACTTCTGTGCTCAACCCAACAAATGAAAAGGAGAAAAATGCTTTGGCTAATATAAACaggaaattgaagaggTCTATTGAAAATATAGGAAAGACACAATTGACCAGGGTAGATTGGATAGATATATGGATGTTTCATATTTTCTCGGTCTTGGGGTTGGCAATGGCAGTTGCTGCATTGGCTTATGTGTTAACCATGTTATCGAAAACTAGGAGAAAATATAAATTAAAGTGA